In Pseudomonas hamedanensis, a single window of DNA contains:
- a CDS encoding penicillin acylase family protein, producing MKRALIVVALLIVVLLCAAGGYVYSKQPTRQGQVELRNLQGSVTVRYDERGVPHIRAENETDLYRALGYVHAQDRLFQMEAMRRLARGELAEVLGPKLLDTDKLFRSLRIRERAASYVAGLDKQSPAWKGLQAYLDGINQYQDTHAAPIEFDVLGIAKRPFTAEDSISVAGYMAYSFAAAFRTEPLLTYVRDQLGADYLNVFDLDWQAKGVLAPDHARHKPALAAGDWQDLNTLARLSEQALIDNGLPQFEGSNAWVIAGSRSQSGKPLLAGDPHIRFSVPSVWYEAQLSAPGFELYGHHQALVPFAFLGHNLDFGWSLTMFQNDDLDLIAEKVNPDNPDQIWYRGQWTDMVVTEQQINVKGQAPVTIALRQSPHGPIVNDALGSAAGKTPIAMWWAFLETPNPILEGFYQLNRADTLAKARTAAAKVQAPGLNLVYANAKGDIAWWASALLPKRPAGVKPGFILDGSTPEADKDGYYPFSANPQEENPARGYIVSANFQPVSPTGMEIPGYYNLADRGQQLDLQLSDNRVKWSNEANQRLQLGTATAYGPRLLKPLLPVLREVVSDPAQLKLVEQLAQWPGDYPLDSVTATVFNQFLYDLADAAMRDELGNAFFETLLSTRAVDSALPRLAANVDSAWWDNRSTPAKESRADVVRTAWAASMAHLKLTLGDDVAGWQWGAAHTLTHGHPLGQQKPLDRLFNVGPFAAPGSHEVPNNLSAKIGPAPWPVTYGPSTRRLVDFADPAHGLTINPVGQSGVPFDRHYDDQAEAYIEGIYVQAHFSEEEVLANMRSTLRLLPARAGQ from the coding sequence ATGAAGCGTGCGTTGATCGTTGTTGCCTTGCTGATCGTTGTCCTGCTCTGCGCCGCCGGCGGGTACGTCTACAGCAAACAACCGACACGTCAGGGCCAGGTCGAACTGCGCAACCTGCAAGGCTCGGTGACCGTGCGTTACGACGAGCGCGGTGTGCCGCATATTCGCGCCGAGAACGAAACCGACCTGTATCGCGCCCTCGGTTATGTGCACGCTCAGGACCGGTTGTTCCAGATGGAAGCCATGCGCCGTCTCGCCCGGGGTGAGCTGGCCGAAGTGCTGGGACCGAAACTGCTCGACACCGATAAGCTGTTCCGCAGCCTGCGCATCCGTGAACGTGCGGCCAGTTACGTCGCCGGTCTCGACAAGCAGTCGCCGGCGTGGAAGGGCCTGCAAGCGTATCTGGATGGCATCAACCAATATCAGGACACCCACGCGGCGCCGATCGAGTTCGACGTGCTGGGCATCGCCAAGCGGCCGTTCACTGCCGAGGACAGCATCAGCGTCGCGGGGTACATGGCCTACAGTTTTGCCGCCGCGTTTCGCACCGAGCCGCTGCTGACCTACGTGCGCGATCAGCTCGGCGCCGACTACCTGAATGTCTTCGATCTCGACTGGCAAGCCAAAGGCGTTCTGGCCCCCGATCACGCCAGGCACAAACCAGCTCTCGCCGCTGGCGACTGGCAAGACCTCAACACCCTCGCCCGCCTCAGCGAGCAGGCACTGATCGACAACGGCCTGCCGCAGTTCGAAGGCAGCAACGCCTGGGTCATCGCCGGCAGCCGTAGCCAGAGTGGCAAGCCGCTGTTGGCCGGCGATCCGCACATTCGTTTCTCGGTGCCGTCGGTGTGGTACGAGGCGCAGTTGTCGGCGCCGGGCTTCGAACTGTACGGACATCATCAGGCACTGGTGCCGTTTGCGTTTCTGGGACACAACCTGGATTTCGGCTGGAGCCTGACCATGTTCCAGAACGATGACCTGGATCTGATCGCCGAGAAGGTCAACCCGGACAACCCCGATCAGATCTGGTATCGCGGCCAGTGGACCGACATGGTCGTCACCGAGCAGCAGATCAATGTGAAAGGCCAGGCGCCCGTGACCATCGCCTTGCGCCAGTCGCCGCATGGGCCAATCGTCAACGATGCCCTCGGCAGCGCTGCCGGAAAAACACCGATTGCGATGTGGTGGGCCTTCCTCGAAACGCCGAACCCGATTCTTGAAGGCTTCTATCAGCTCAACCGCGCCGACACCCTGGCCAAGGCACGCACTGCGGCGGCCAAGGTGCAGGCGCCGGGTCTGAATCTGGTCTACGCCAACGCCAAGGGCGACATCGCCTGGTGGGCCTCGGCCTTGCTGCCCAAGCGTCCGGCCGGGGTAAAACCGGGTTTCATTCTTGACGGCAGCACGCCTGAGGCGGACAAGGACGGCTACTACCCGTTCAGCGCCAATCCGCAGGAAGAAAATCCGGCGCGCGGCTATATCGTTTCGGCCAACTTCCAGCCCGTCTCGCCGACGGGGATGGAAATTCCCGGTTACTACAACCTCGCCGATCGCGGCCAGCAGCTCGATCTCCAGCTCAGCGACAACCGCGTGAAGTGGAGCAACGAGGCCAATCAGAGGTTGCAGTTGGGCACGGCGACCGCTTACGGGCCGCGTCTGTTGAAACCGCTGTTGCCGGTGTTGCGTGAGGTGGTGAGTGATCCGGCGCAACTGAAGCTGGTCGAGCAACTGGCGCAGTGGCCTGGCGACTATCCGCTGGACTCGGTCACGGCGACGGTGTTCAACCAGTTCCTCTATGACCTCGCCGATGCGGCCATGCGCGATGAGTTGGGCAATGCCTTTTTCGAGACGCTGTTGTCGACGCGGGCGGTCGATTCCGCACTGCCGCGACTGGCGGCAAATGTCGATTCAGCGTGGTGGGACAATCGCAGCACGCCGGCCAAAGAGAGCCGCGCCGACGTCGTGCGCACGGCATGGGCGGCGAGCATGGCGCATCTCAAGCTGACGCTTGGCGACGATGTGGCGGGCTGGCAATGGGGCGCGGCGCACACGCTGACGCATGGCCATCCGCTGGGGCAGCAGAAGCCGCTGGATCGCCTGTTCAATGTCGGCCCGTTCGCGGCGCCGGGCAGTCATGAAGTACCCAACAACCTCTCGGCGAAAATCGGCCCGGCACCATGGCCGGTAACTTACGGGCCGTCGACACGGCGGCTGGTGGATTTTGCCGACCCGGCGCATGGCTTGACCATCAACCCGGTCGGCCAGAGTGGTGTGCCGTTTGACCGGCACTATGACGACCAGGCTGAAGCGTATATCGAGGGGATTTATGTGCAGGCGCATTTCAGTGAAGAAGAGGTGCTGGCGAATATGCGCAGTACGTTGAGGCTGTTACCGGCGCGCGCTGGGCAATAG
- a CDS encoding GlxA family transcriptional regulator, whose product MNKSVAIVVFPGVQSLDVSGPMDVFAEANRFLAAQAHYRLEVIGLERGPMACSNGLTLHAHRHFSEVLDAYDLLLVAGGPQLPFMDFGATFDAWLRDACGRARRFGSICNGAFMLARAGLLERRTVTTHWNDAEALARLCPTTRVEADRLYVEDDTLYTSAGVTAGIDLSLYLLARDHGTEVALNVAKRLVVFTQRSGGQSQFSPFLTPHAESTSAVAMVQLYVLANLTGDLTIADLARAANMSARNFSRVFTREAKVTPAEFVERARVDAARVMLESTAAPLKTVAYQCGFRDAQHMRSVFNRRLGVTPQQFRLNFAVML is encoded by the coding sequence ATGAACAAATCCGTCGCCATCGTCGTATTCCCCGGCGTGCAATCGCTGGACGTCAGCGGCCCCATGGATGTGTTTGCCGAGGCCAATCGTTTCCTCGCAGCACAGGCTCACTATCGGTTGGAGGTGATCGGCCTGGAGCGTGGGCCGATGGCCTGCTCCAACGGCCTTACCCTCCACGCTCATCGCCATTTCAGCGAAGTGCTCGACGCCTATGACCTGCTGCTGGTCGCCGGTGGCCCGCAATTGCCGTTCATGGATTTCGGCGCGACCTTCGACGCCTGGCTGCGCGATGCCTGTGGCCGTGCCCGGCGCTTCGGCTCAATCTGCAACGGCGCGTTCATGCTGGCGCGTGCCGGTTTGCTGGAGCGGCGCACAGTCACCACCCATTGGAACGATGCCGAGGCCTTGGCGCGGCTATGTCCGACGACGCGGGTTGAAGCGGATCGTCTGTATGTCGAAGACGACACCCTCTACACCTCGGCGGGGGTCACGGCGGGCATCGATCTGTCTCTCTACCTGCTGGCGCGCGACCATGGCACCGAGGTCGCGCTGAATGTGGCGAAACGTCTGGTGGTGTTCACCCAGCGCTCGGGCGGGCAATCGCAGTTCAGCCCTTTCCTCACGCCACATGCCGAATCGACGTCGGCGGTGGCGATGGTGCAGCTGTACGTATTGGCCAATCTCACCGGGGATCTGACGATTGCCGATCTGGCCCGTGCGGCCAACATGAGTGCGCGGAATTTTTCCCGGGTGTTCACGCGAGAGGCCAAGGTAACGCCCGCGGAGTTTGTCGAACGGGCGCGCGTGGATGCGGCGCGGGTGATGCTCGAAAGCACAGCGGCACCGCTGAAAACCGTGGCGTACCAGTGCGGGTTTCGCGATGCGCAACATATGCGCAGCGTGTTCAACCGCAGATTAGGCGTGACGCCGCAACAGTTTCGGCTGAATTTTGCCGTAATGCTCTGA
- a CDS encoding polyamine ABC transporter substrate-binding protein: MPIFSSLRNALLAAAGLTFMVGAQAAGTVHIYNWSDYIGESTLADFEKETGIKPVYDVFDSNETLEGKLLAGRTGYDVVVPSNHFLGKQIKAGAFQKLDKAQLPNYSNLDPVLLKRLQQNDPGNLYAVPYLWGTNGIGYNVDKVKAVLGIDKIDSWAVLFEPENIKKLHSCGVAFLDSADEMMPTMLNYLGLNANSTNTKDYEKATAKLLAVRPYVTYFHSSKYIGDLANGDICVAIGFSGDIFQAKNRAEEAKKGVNIAYSIPKEGGALWFDMLAIPKDSSNVKEAHAFINYLLKPEVIAQVSDYVGYANPNPGSDSLMEQSIRTDEAVYPPQAVLDKTYVSTELPANIQRLMTRSWTKVKSGK, translated from the coding sequence TTGCCTATTTTTTCTTCGTTGCGCAATGCCCTGCTGGCCGCTGCCGGCCTGACGTTCATGGTCGGTGCCCAGGCCGCCGGGACGGTGCATATTTATAACTGGTCCGATTACATCGGCGAATCGACCCTAGCCGACTTCGAAAAAGAGACCGGGATCAAACCGGTCTACGACGTCTTCGATTCCAATGAAACCCTGGAAGGCAAGCTGCTCGCCGGGCGCACCGGTTACGACGTGGTCGTGCCGTCAAACCATTTCCTTGGCAAGCAGATCAAGGCGGGCGCATTCCAGAAACTCGACAAGGCGCAGTTGCCTAATTATTCCAATCTCGACCCGGTGCTGCTCAAGCGCCTGCAACAGAACGATCCCGGCAACCTTTACGCCGTGCCGTATCTGTGGGGCACCAACGGCATCGGCTATAACGTCGACAAGGTCAAAGCCGTGCTCGGCATCGACAAGATCGATTCCTGGGCCGTGCTGTTCGAGCCGGAAAACATCAAGAAGCTGCACAGCTGCGGCGTCGCATTCCTTGATTCGGCGGATGAAATGATGCCGACCATGCTCAATTACCTGGGCCTGAACGCCAACAGCACCAACACCAAGGACTACGAAAAAGCCACCGCCAAGCTGCTCGCGGTGCGTCCTTATGTGACCTATTTCCACTCCTCGAAATACATCGGTGATCTGGCCAACGGCGACATCTGCGTGGCCATCGGTTTCTCCGGCGACATCTTCCAGGCGAAGAACCGTGCCGAGGAAGCCAAGAAGGGCGTCAACATCGCCTACTCGATTCCGAAAGAGGGCGGCGCGCTGTGGTTCGACATGCTGGCGATCCCCAAGGACTCGTCCAACGTCAAGGAAGCCCACGCGTTCATCAACTACTTGCTGAAACCTGAGGTGATCGCCCAGGTCAGTGATTACGTCGGTTACGCCAACCCCAACCCGGGTTCGGACTCGCTGATGGAGCAATCCATTCGCACCGATGAAGCGGTTTACCCACCGCAAGCAGTCCTCGACAAGACCTACGTGTCGACCGAGTTGCCAGCCAATATTCAGCGTTTGATGACCCGCAGCTGGACCAAGGTCAAGTCGGGCAAATAA
- a CDS encoding ABC transporter permease subunit, producing MKRFRFSSLMLVLGLIFIYLPMLILVIYSFNASKLVTVWGGWSIKWYVGLLDNSQLMGSVLRSLEIACYTAVAAVALGTLAAFVLTRITHFKGRTLFGGLVTAPLVMPEVITGLSLLLLFVAMAQMIGWPQERGIVTIWIAHTTFCAAYVAVVVSARLRELDLSIEEAAMDLGARPWKVFFLITIPMIAPSLAAGGMMSFALSLDDLVLASFVSGPGSTTLPMEVFSAVRLGVKPEINAVASLILLAVSLVTFLVWFFSRRAEEARKKAIQQAIEESAADSWKQPDARRAPAPQTV from the coding sequence ATGAAGCGCTTCCGTTTCTCCAGCCTGATGCTGGTACTGGGTCTGATCTTCATCTATCTGCCGATGCTGATCCTGGTGATCTACTCGTTCAACGCCTCCAAACTGGTGACGGTGTGGGGCGGCTGGTCGATCAAGTGGTACGTCGGCCTGCTCGATAACTCGCAACTGATGGGCTCGGTGCTGCGCTCGCTGGAAATCGCCTGCTACACGGCGGTTGCCGCGGTGGCGCTGGGTACTCTGGCGGCATTCGTGCTGACGCGCATCACCCACTTCAAGGGCCGCACGCTGTTCGGCGGCCTGGTGACTGCGCCGCTGGTGATGCCGGAAGTGATTACCGGTCTGTCGCTGTTGCTGCTGTTCGTGGCCATGGCGCAAATGATCGGCTGGCCGCAGGAGCGCGGCATCGTCACCATCTGGATCGCCCACACCACATTCTGTGCGGCGTATGTCGCGGTGGTGGTGTCGGCGCGTTTGCGTGAGTTGGACCTGTCGATCGAAGAAGCGGCGATGGACCTGGGCGCGCGGCCATGGAAGGTGTTCTTCCTGATCACCATCCCGATGATCGCGCCGTCGCTGGCAGCGGGCGGGATGATGTCGTTTGCCCTGTCGCTGGATGACCTGGTGTTGGCGAGCTTCGTTTCCGGGCCGGGTTCGACGACTCTGCCGATGGAAGTGTTCTCGGCGGTGCGCCTCGGCGTGAAGCCGGAAATCAACGCCGTGGCCAGCCTGATTTTGCTGGCGGTGTCGCTGGTGACCTTCCTGGTGTGGTTCTTCAGCCGCCGCGCCGAAGAAGCACGCAAAAAAGCCATCCAGCAAGCCATCGAAGAGAGTGCGGCCGATTCGTGGAAGCAACCGGACGCCCGCCGCGCGCCTGCGCCGCAAACTGTGTAA
- a CDS encoding HD domain-containing protein, translating into MSSTIAGIKIPDSALARATTEYIRDIESDLLYHHSRRVFLFGALSGDRQQLAYNPELLYVGAMFHDLGLVEGHRSDDERFEVDGANAAAAFLKPYGLSDDDIEQVWLSIALHTTPGVPRHLRPTVALVTAGVEMDVLGMDYAAFSSVQREAVVHAHPRGEGFKECIICAFADGLRHRPQTTFGNVKTDVLVDKEPGFRPMNFVEVIRQSPWTA; encoded by the coding sequence ATGTCCAGCACCATCGCCGGCATCAAAATCCCCGACAGCGCCCTCGCCCGGGCTACCACCGAATACATCCGTGACATCGAATCCGACCTGCTCTATCACCACTCGCGCCGGGTGTTTCTGTTCGGAGCCTTGAGCGGCGATCGCCAACAACTGGCCTACAACCCGGAGCTGTTATACGTCGGCGCGATGTTCCATGACCTGGGTCTGGTCGAAGGCCATCGCAGCGACGATGAGCGTTTTGAAGTGGACGGCGCGAATGCCGCGGCAGCCTTTCTCAAGCCGTACGGGCTGAGCGATGACGACATCGAGCAAGTGTGGCTGTCGATCGCCTTGCACACCACGCCGGGCGTGCCCAGGCATCTGCGCCCGACCGTGGCGCTGGTGACGGCTGGCGTGGAGATGGATGTGCTGGGTATGGACTATGCGGCGTTCAGCAGCGTGCAGCGCGAAGCCGTGGTGCATGCGCATCCACGCGGCGAGGGTTTCAAGGAATGCATTATCTGCGCGTTTGCCGACGGCTTGCGCCATCGTCCGCAAACCACGTTTGGCAACGTGAAGACTGATGTGCTGGTAGATAAGGAGCCGGGGTTCAGGCCGATGAACTTTGTGGAAGTCATCCGCCAATCTCCCTGGACTGCTTAA
- a CDS encoding polyamine ABC transporter substrate-binding protein — protein sequence MKALGKKLAGKTLLALSMAGMMAGAVQADDKVLHVYNWSDYIAPDTVANFEKATGIKVVYDVFDSNETLEAKLLAGKSGYDIVVPSNNFLAKQIKAGVYQELDKSKLPNWKNLDEDLLKAVGDASDQGNKHAFPYMWGSIGIGYNPAKVKAALGIDKIDSWDVVFKPENIEKLKSCGVSFLDAPTEMIPAALHYLGKPTNSKDKADLKAAEDLFLKIRPSVAYFHSSKYISDLANGNICVAVGYSGDLEQSKTRAQEAGDKVKLAYTIPKEGAGTFYDMVAIPKDAENVEAAYKFMNYLLEPQVMAGITNAVRFPNGNKAATPLVDKDITSDPSIYPSAEVKKQLYAISDLDAATLRLITRSWTKIKSGK from the coding sequence ATGAAGGCATTAGGTAAAAAGCTAGCTGGCAAAACTCTGCTCGCGCTGTCCATGGCGGGCATGATGGCGGGTGCGGTTCAGGCGGACGACAAGGTATTGCACGTCTACAACTGGTCCGACTACATCGCGCCGGACACCGTGGCCAACTTCGAAAAAGCCACCGGGATCAAAGTCGTCTACGACGTCTTCGACAGTAACGAAACCCTGGAAGCCAAGCTGCTGGCCGGCAAGTCCGGTTACGACATCGTAGTGCCTTCCAACAACTTCCTCGCCAAGCAGATCAAGGCCGGCGTTTACCAGGAACTGGACAAGTCCAAACTGCCAAACTGGAAAAACCTCGACGAAGACCTGCTCAAAGCTGTTGGCGACGCCAGCGACCAGGGCAACAAACACGCCTTCCCGTACATGTGGGGCTCGATCGGCATTGGCTACAACCCGGCCAAGGTCAAGGCTGCATTGGGCATCGACAAGATCGATTCGTGGGACGTGGTGTTCAAGCCTGAAAACATCGAGAAACTCAAAAGCTGCGGCGTGAGCTTCCTCGATGCCCCGACCGAAATGATTCCGGCGGCATTGCACTATCTGGGCAAGCCGACCAACAGCAAGGACAAGGCTGACCTGAAAGCCGCCGAAGACCTGTTCCTCAAGATCCGTCCTTCGGTCGCCTACTTCCACTCGTCCAAGTACATCTCCGACCTGGCCAACGGCAACATCTGCGTCGCCGTCGGTTACTCGGGTGACCTGGAGCAATCCAAGACCCGCGCCCAGGAAGCCGGTGACAAGGTCAAACTGGCCTACACCATTCCAAAAGAAGGCGCCGGTACTTTCTACGACATGGTCGCCATTCCGAAGGATGCCGAAAACGTCGAAGCGGCCTACAAGTTCATGAACTACCTGCTCGAGCCGCAAGTGATGGCCGGCATCACCAATGCCGTGCGTTTCCCGAATGGCAACAAGGCCGCCACGCCTTTGGTGGATAAGGACATCACCAGCGACCCAAGCATCTATCCGTCGGCTGAAGTGAAGAAGCAGCTCTATGCGATCAGCGATCTGGACGCAGCCACTCTGCGCCTGATCACCCGCAGCTGGACCAAGATCAAATCGGGCAAATAA
- a CDS encoding ABC transporter permease subunit produces MPNGRQMVIGVPFIWLFLFFMLPFFIVLKISFAEADVAIPPYTEIYTYAEQKLQLLLNLGNYALLGDDELYIAAYLGSLKMAFISTVLCLLIGYPMAYAIASARKELQTVLVLLIMMPTWTAILIRVYAWMGILSNNGLLNGFLMSMGLIDEPLQILNTNLAVYIGVVYSYLPFMILPLYANLVKHDNSLLEAASDLGSSTFNSFWKITIPLSKNGIIAGCMLVFIPVVGEFVIPELLGGPETLMIGKVLWQEFFNNRDWPVASALAVVMLAILIVPIILFNRSQAKEMEGKE; encoded by the coding sequence ATCCCCAATGGCCGGCAGATGGTCATCGGGGTGCCGTTCATCTGGCTGTTTCTGTTCTTCATGCTGCCGTTCTTCATCGTCCTGAAGATCAGCTTCGCCGAAGCCGATGTGGCGATCCCGCCGTACACCGAGATCTACACGTACGCCGAGCAAAAGCTGCAGCTGCTGCTGAACCTGGGCAACTACGCGTTGCTTGGCGATGACGAACTGTACATCGCCGCGTACCTCGGCTCGCTGAAAATGGCCTTTATCAGCACCGTGCTCTGTCTGCTGATTGGTTACCCGATGGCCTACGCCATCGCCAGCGCCCGCAAAGAGCTGCAAACGGTGCTGGTGCTGCTGATCATGATGCCGACCTGGACCGCGATCCTGATCCGCGTCTACGCGTGGATGGGCATTCTCAGCAACAACGGCCTGCTCAACGGTTTCCTGATGAGCATGGGCCTGATCGACGAACCGCTGCAGATTCTCAACACCAACCTCGCCGTGTATATCGGCGTGGTCTATTCGTACCTGCCGTTCATGATCCTGCCGCTGTACGCCAACCTGGTGAAGCACGACAACAGCTTGCTGGAAGCTGCTTCGGACCTGGGGTCGAGCACCTTCAACAGCTTCTGGAAAATCACCATTCCGCTGTCCAAGAACGGGATCATTGCCGGCTGCATGCTGGTGTTCATCCCGGTGGTCGGCGAATTCGTGATCCCGGAACTGCTCGGCGGTCCGGAAACCCTGATGATCGGTAAGGTGCTGTGGCAAGAGTTCTTCAATAACCGTGACTGGCCGGTGGCGTCCGCGCTGGCGGTGGTGATGCTGGCGATCCTGATTGTGCCGATCATTCTGTTCAACCGCAGTCAGGCCAAGGAAATGGAGGGTAAAGAATGA
- a CDS encoding aspartate aminotransferase family protein, translating into MTSNNPQTREWQALSSDHHLAPFSDFKQLKEKGPRIITNAKGVYLWDSEGNKILDGMAGLWCVAIGYGRDELADAAAKQMRELPYYNLFFQTAHPPALELAKSIADVAPEGMNHVFFTGSGSEGNDTMLRMVRHYWAIKGQPNKKVIISRKNGYHGSTVAGASLGGMTYMHEQGDLPIPGIVHIAQPYWFAEGGDMSPEEFGVWAANQLEEKILEVGVDNVGAFIAEPIQGAGGVIIPPDTYWPRIKEILARYDILFVADEVICGFGRTGEWFGSDFYDLKPDMMTIAKGLTSGYIPMGGLIVRDSVVAVLNEGGDFNHGFTYSGHPVAAAVGLENIRILRDEKIIENAHNETAPYLQKRLRELNDHPLVGEVRGAGLLGAIELVQDKATRKRYEGKGVGMICRQFCFDNGLIMRAVGDTMIIAPPLVISKAEIDELVTKARKCLDLTLGALQA; encoded by the coding sequence ATGACCAGCAACAACCCGCAAACCCGTGAGTGGCAAGCGCTGAGCAGCGATCACCACCTGGCCCCGTTCAGTGACTTCAAGCAACTGAAAGAGAAGGGCCCGCGGATCATCACCAACGCCAAGGGCGTTTACCTGTGGGACAGCGAAGGCAACAAGATCCTCGACGGCATGGCCGGCCTCTGGTGCGTGGCCATCGGTTACGGCCGCGATGAACTGGCCGATGCTGCCGCCAAACAGATGCGCGAGCTGCCGTACTACAACCTGTTCTTCCAGACTGCCCACCCGCCGGCGCTGGAGCTGGCCAAGTCGATCGCTGACGTCGCGCCAGAAGGCATGAACCACGTGTTCTTCACTGGCTCCGGTTCCGAAGGCAACGACACCATGCTGCGCATGGTTCGCCACTACTGGGCGATCAAAGGCCAGCCGAACAAGAAAGTCATCATCAGCCGCAAGAACGGTTATCACGGTTCGACCGTGGCCGGCGCCAGCCTGGGTGGCATGACCTACATGCACGAGCAGGGCGATTTGCCGATTCCGGGCATCGTCCACATTGCCCAACCGTACTGGTTCGCCGAAGGCGGCGACATGTCCCCGGAAGAGTTCGGCGTCTGGGCGGCCAATCAACTGGAAGAGAAGATTCTCGAAGTCGGCGTCGACAACGTCGGTGCCTTTATAGCCGAGCCGATCCAGGGTGCCGGTGGCGTGATCATTCCGCCCGACACTTACTGGCCGCGCATTAAGGAAATCCTCGCCAGGTACGACATCCTCTTCGTCGCTGATGAAGTGATCTGCGGTTTCGGCCGTACCGGTGAGTGGTTCGGTAGCGATTTCTACGACCTTAAGCCCGACATGATGACCATCGCCAAGGGCCTGACCTCCGGCTACATCCCGATGGGTGGCCTGATCGTGCGTGATTCGGTGGTGGCGGTGCTCAATGAGGGCGGCGACTTCAACCACGGTTTTACCTACTCCGGGCATCCGGTGGCAGCGGCGGTGGGTCTGGAAAACATCCGCATCCTGCGCGATGAGAAAATTATCGAGAACGCCCACAACGAAACGGCACCGTATTTGCAGAAACGTCTGCGCGAGCTGAACGATCACCCATTGGTGGGTGAAGTTCGCGGCGCCGGTCTGTTGGGGGCGATCGAGCTGGTGCAGGACAAGGCCACACGCAAGCGTTACGAAGGCAAGGGCGTCGGCATGATCTGCCGGCAGTTCTGCTTCGACAACGGCCTGATCATGCGCGCCGTGGGTGACACCATGATCATCGCGCCGCCGCTGGTCATCAGCAAAGCGGAGATCGATGAGCTGGTTACAAAGGCACGCAAGTGTCTGGACCTGACCCTCGGTGCGCTGCAGGCCTAG
- a CDS encoding ABC transporter ATP-binding protein: MAVASGAYKKALEGDQTPKQVLVKIDRVTKKFDETIAVDDVSLEIKKGEIFALLGGSGSGKSTLLRMLAGFERPTEGRIFLDGVDITDMPPYERPINMMFQSYALFPHMTVAQNIAFGLQQDKIPKAEIEARVAEMLKLVQMSQYAKRKPHQLSGGQRQRVALARSLAKRPKLLLLDEPMGALDKKLRSQMQLELVEIIERVGVTCVMVTHDQEEAMTMAERIAIMHLGWIAQIGSPIDIYETPTSRLVCEFIGNVNIFEGEVIDDAEGHATITCKDLDRQIYVGHGISTSVQDKSVTYAIRPEKLLVTAEQPTCEYNWSSGKVHDIAYLGGHSVFYVELPSGKLVQSFVANAERRGARPTWGDQVYVWWEDDSGVVLRS, encoded by the coding sequence ATGGCAGTTGCCTCCGGCGCCTACAAGAAAGCCCTCGAGGGCGACCAGACACCCAAACAGGTGCTGGTCAAAATCGACCGGGTCACCAAGAAGTTCGACGAGACGATTGCCGTGGACGACGTGTCCCTGGAAATCAAGAAGGGCGAGATCTTCGCCCTGCTCGGCGGTTCGGGTTCGGGTAAGTCGACCCTGCTGCGCATGCTCGCAGGCTTCGAACGGCCCACGGAGGGGCGCATCTTCCTCGACGGCGTCGATATCACCGACATGCCGCCGTACGAACGTCCGATCAACATGATGTTTCAGTCCTACGCCTTGTTCCCGCACATGACCGTGGCGCAGAACATCGCCTTCGGCTTGCAGCAGGACAAGATTCCCAAGGCCGAGATCGAGGCCCGCGTGGCCGAGATGCTCAAGCTGGTGCAGATGAGCCAGTACGCCAAGCGCAAGCCGCATCAATTGTCCGGCGGTCAACGTCAGCGGGTGGCGCTGGCGCGTTCCCTGGCGAAGCGGCCGAAGCTGCTGCTGCTCGACGAACCGATGGGCGCGCTGGACAAAAAACTGCGTTCGCAGATGCAACTGGAACTGGTGGAAATCATTGAGCGCGTCGGCGTGACCTGCGTGATGGTGACCCACGACCAGGAAGAGGCCATGACCATGGCCGAGCGCATAGCGATCATGCACCTGGGCTGGATCGCGCAGATCGGCAGCCCGATCGACATCTACGAAACCCCGACTAGCCGTCTGGTCTGCGAATTCATCGGTAACGTGAACATCTTCGAAGGCGAAGTGATCGACGACGCCGAAGGCCACGCGACCATCACCTGCAAGGACCTCGACCGGCAGATCTACGTCGGCCACGGCATCAGTACTTCGGTGCAGGACAAGTCGGTCACCTACGCGATTCGTCCGGAAAAACTGCTGGTGACCGCCGAGCAGCCGACTTGCGAATACAACTGGTCGAGCGGCAAGGTGCATGACATCGCCTACCTCGGCGGCCACTCGGTGTTCTACGTCGAATTGCCGAGCGGCAAACTGGTGCAGTCGTTTGTCGCCAACGCCGAACGCCGCGGCGCGCGTCCGACCTGGGGCGATCAGGTTTACGTGTGGTGGGAAGACGACAGCGGCGTGGTGCTTCGCTCATGA